In Nitrosophilus labii, the following proteins share a genomic window:
- a CDS encoding peptidoglycan DD-metalloendopeptidase family protein translates to MRFLFLIVLILISTFGAVLEESRWKSGETLLTFFEKNSIPQKLYYDLDRETKELADEIIAGVRYYTLKENGQIKQILIPINEELQIHILKKGDKYTLELTPIVYQTVRDSFVLEIEHSPYQDIVKKTGNKKLANEFVSAFKNSIDFRRSLRKGDKIAIVYNEKIRMGKIFGSPVIEAAMVETNGKKHYIYLFEGRYYDDKGREVEGFLLKRPVRNARITSKFTLRRYHPVLKKYRAHLGVDFAARKGTPVMAAGSGRVIFAGRKGGYGNVVIIKHSDGYKTLYAHLSKFRRGIKRGKYVKQGQIIGYVGNTGLSTGPHLHFGLYKYNRPINPLRIVKITKSKLSSKKRKKFMKLAAKYKSEIKNVIALGVKPKKYEEFDFMVSLIEDNSSIKKEGGDG, encoded by the coding sequence ATGAGATTCCTCTTTTTAATAGTTTTAATATTAATATCTACTTTTGGCGCCGTTTTGGAAGAGAGTAGATGGAAAAGCGGTGAGACGCTTTTAACTTTTTTTGAAAAAAACTCCATTCCTCAAAAACTATATTACGATCTTGATAGAGAAACGAAAGAGTTGGCCGATGAGATTATCGCTGGCGTGAGATATTATACGCTAAAAGAGAATGGCCAAATCAAACAGATACTTATTCCGATAAATGAAGAGCTTCAAATACATATATTAAAAAAAGGAGATAAATATACGTTGGAGTTGACGCCCATCGTTTATCAGACGGTAAGAGACTCTTTTGTATTGGAGATAGAACACTCGCCTTATCAAGATATAGTCAAAAAGACGGGCAATAAAAAGCTAGCAAACGAGTTTGTCTCGGCTTTTAAAAATAGTATAGATTTTAGAAGGTCTCTTAGAAAAGGGGACAAAATTGCCATAGTTTATAACGAAAAAATAAGGATGGGAAAAATTTTCGGTTCTCCGGTGATAGAGGCGGCTATGGTGGAGACAAACGGTAAAAAACACTATATATATCTTTTTGAGGGAAGATATTATGACGATAAAGGTAGGGAAGTTGAGGGTTTTTTGCTAAAACGACCCGTTAGAAACGCAAGAATTACTTCAAAATTTACTCTAAGACGTTATCATCCTGTGCTTAAGAAGTATAGAGCCCACTTAGGCGTAGACTTTGCGGCTAGAAAAGGAACGCCTGTAATGGCCGCAGGCAGCGGAAGAGTGATTTTTGCCGGTAGAAAAGGAGGTTACGGAAACGTAGTTATCATAAAGCATAGTGACGGATACAAAACTCTTTATGCGCATCTTTCCAAATTTAGAAGAGGGATAAAAAGAGGAAAGTACGTAAAACAGGGACAAATTATTGGTTATGTGGGAAATACAGGACTTAGTACGGGACCGCATCTGCATTTTGGTCTTTATAAATACAACCGCCCCATAAATCCGCTAAGGATTGTAAAGATAACTAAAAGTAAGCTATCTTCTAAAAAGAGAAAAAAGTTTATGAAACTTGCGGCCAAATATAAAAGTGAGATCAAAAATGTTATAGCTTTGGGTGTTAAACCTAAAAAGTATGAAGAGTTTGATTTTATGGTTTCTTTAATAGAGGACAATAGTTCCATCAAAAAGGAGGGCGGTGATGGATAA
- a CDS encoding plasminogen-binding N-terminal domain-containing protein, translated as MKRFFILLVATVSLFASIEANKKSKILSIDKKEATIEKVNAPIGSSGVVIHHFDKEHATIVAGVELIEPNRVRFTMFNALKQESLPTPNILPKVNDEVILNYLYDRGVVIAPNFKTYEEIVKKHPEIEWVHPDLFAAQLSQYQNPAPTKKDFQDFCNKYAVGIVYFAIESNGFFVDCQSFKKVARETITKKGVEIQLPFYSRIKEIETSWLNFYGSGEITNYDNYYNNLMESR; from the coding sequence GTGAAAAGATTTTTTATTTTGCTAGTGGCAACGGTTTCGCTTTTTGCCTCGATTGAAGCCAATAAAAAAAGTAAAATCCTTAGTATTGACAAAAAAGAAGCAACGATAGAAAAAGTAAACGCGCCTATTGGAAGTTCCGGAGTCGTTATACACCACTTTGATAAAGAACACGCCACCATAGTGGCCGGTGTTGAGCTTATAGAGCCAAATAGAGTAAGATTTACTATGTTTAACGCCCTTAAACAAGAATCGCTTCCAACACCCAATATTTTACCGAAAGTAAACGACGAAGTTATTTTAAACTATCTTTACGATAGAGGCGTAGTTATAGCACCGAACTTTAAAACCTACGAAGAGATAGTAAAAAAACATCCCGAAATAGAGTGGGTACATCCCGACCTTTTCGCGGCTCAACTATCCCAATATCAAAATCCTGCGCCAACAAAAAAAGATTTTCAAGATTTCTGCAACAAATATGCAGTCGGAATAGTATATTTCGCTATAGAAAGTAACGGCTTTTTCGTAGATTGTCAAAGTTTTAAAAAAGTAGCTCGAGAGACTATAACAAAAAAAGGGGTTGAGATCCAACTTCCGTTCTACTCTAGGATAAAAGAGATTGAAACAAGTTGGCTTAATTTCTACGGAAGCGGAGAGATAACCAACTACGACAACTACTATAACAATCTTATGGAGTCAAGATGA
- the glcD gene encoding glycolate oxidase subunit GlcD: MIEKKHIEDLKKLIDEENVKSDKAHLLAYSYDATREHFKPELVVFPRNEEDVSKILRYCNENLIPIVPRGAGSGFTGGALPAKGGIVLAVEKYMNKILEIDMENMVARVQPGVINKELQREVEKVGLFYPPDPASQEYSTIGGNVAENAGGMRAAKYGITKDYVMALRAVLPNGDIIRAGKKTIKDVAGYNLAGILVGSEGTLAVITEITLKLLSKPKLTKTVMGVFPTVNDAMNAVYKSLAGGANPVAMEFLDNLTIRAVEEKFHKGLPVNAGAILISDIDGNVEEEIDYQISLLEKFFKENGCSEFRVAKDEKEAADIWFARRNASQSITIYGSKKINEDVTVPRSMLPRYLEEVEKISKKYGVKIPCFGHTGDGNVHTNVMVDKNDPKQIEIGYKAIEEIFKMTIEIGGTLSGEHGIGLSKAPFMKMAFSEEELNLFRAIKKAFDPNNILNPGKMGL; the protein is encoded by the coding sequence ATGATAGAGAAGAAGCATATTGAAGATTTAAAAAAACTTATAGACGAAGAGAACGTTAAAAGCGATAAGGCTCATTTACTAGCTTACTCTTACGACGCTACTAGGGAACATTTCAAACCCGAATTAGTAGTTTTTCCAAGAAACGAAGAGGATGTTAGCAAAATTTTAAGATATTGCAACGAAAACCTAATTCCTATCGTTCCTAGAGGTGCCGGAAGCGGTTTTACCGGCGGTGCTCTTCCTGCAAAAGGGGGAATTGTTTTAGCGGTAGAAAAGTATATGAATAAAATATTAGAGATAGATATGGAAAATATGGTTGCGCGAGTCCAACCTGGAGTCATAAACAAAGAGCTTCAAAGAGAAGTTGAAAAGGTTGGACTCTTCTATCCGCCGGATCCCGCAAGTCAAGAGTACTCTACCATTGGAGGTAACGTTGCCGAAAATGCAGGAGGTATGAGAGCCGCCAAATACGGGATTACAAAAGATTACGTTATGGCCTTGAGAGCTGTTTTACCAAACGGAGACATCATAAGAGCCGGTAAAAAGACCATAAAAGACGTAGCAGGATACAACCTTGCCGGAATTTTAGTGGGAAGCGAAGGAACTTTAGCGGTTATAACGGAAATAACCCTAAAACTTCTATCAAAGCCTAAACTTACAAAAACCGTTATGGGAGTTTTTCCTACAGTCAACGATGCTATGAACGCCGTTTATAAATCTTTAGCTGGTGGAGCCAATCCCGTAGCTATGGAGTTTTTAGACAACCTTACCATCAGAGCGGTGGAAGAAAAGTTTCATAAAGGCTTACCAGTCAACGCAGGAGCGATACTAATAAGCGATATAGACGGCAACGTAGAAGAGGAGATAGATTATCAAATATCTCTTTTGGAGAAATTTTTCAAAGAAAATGGCTGCAGCGAATTTAGAGTCGCCAAAGATGAAAAAGAAGCAGCCGATATATGGTTTGCTAGAAGAAACGCTAGCCAAAGCATCACCATATACGGAAGCAAAAAGATAAACGAAGACGTTACGGTTCCAAGAAGTATGCTACCGAGGTACCTTGAAGAGGTTGAAAAGATATCTAAAAAATATGGAGTCAAAATCCCATGTTTTGGACATACCGGAGATGGAAACGTTCATACAAACGTTATGGTAGATAAAAATGATCCAAAACAGATTGAGATAGGATACAAGGCTATTGAAGAGATTTTTAAGATGACTATAGAGATAGGCGGAACCCTAAGCGGCGAACACGGTATAGGACTTAGCAAAGCACCTTTTATGAAAATGGCTTTTAGCGAAGAAGAGCTCAATCTATTTCGCGCCATCAAAAAAGCTTTCGATCCAAACAACATACTAAATCCGGGCAAAATGGGGTTGTAG
- a CDS encoding YihY/virulence factor BrkB family protein: MRKKIINLYKNIYDENITLYASSLSFHTIFSIIPLLLISFSLFTKMPSFEKYYDKIKEFIFSNLMPTHQETVSKYLESFLQNSEKLGIIGFVFVIFASLMFFQNFEYIVNKIFKTKQRGIWQSITTYWTLVTLGPIALALSFFLSKQIQELLNRFEYTSWINFLSIFPYLIIWGLFFITYIISANIKISPKAALISSFAASLTWYISKSLFVYYVIYSKTYLTIYGSSSVILFFFLWIYISWIIFLYGLKLCYLINKKRDIDEDKEVEDPLFID; this comes from the coding sequence TTGCGAAAAAAAATTATTAATTTATATAAAAATATCTATGATGAAAATATTACTCTTTACGCCTCTTCCTTAAGTTTTCATACGATTTTTTCCATAATTCCTCTTCTTTTAATCTCATTTTCTCTCTTTACAAAAATGCCTAGTTTTGAAAAATATTACGACAAAATCAAAGAGTTTATATTTTCGAACCTTATGCCGACCCATCAAGAGACCGTATCAAAATATCTTGAAAGCTTCTTGCAAAACAGTGAAAAGTTAGGGATTATAGGTTTTGTATTTGTTATTTTCGCATCGTTAATGTTTTTTCAAAATTTCGAATATATAGTAAACAAGATCTTCAAAACAAAACAAAGAGGTATATGGCAATCTATCACTACATACTGGACTTTGGTCACTTTAGGCCCTATAGCTTTGGCGCTCTCTTTTTTTCTCTCAAAGCAGATCCAAGAACTTTTAAACAGATTCGAATATACAAGCTGGATTAACTTTTTATCCATTTTTCCATATCTAATCATCTGGGGACTTTTTTTTATAACCTATATAATCTCCGCCAATATAAAAATTTCGCCAAAAGCCGCGCTAATTTCCTCATTTGCAGCTTCTCTAACTTGGTATATTAGTAAATCTTTGTTTGTATATTATGTAATTTACAGCAAAACCTATCTAACTATCTACGGCTCTTCAAGCGTAATTTTGTTCTTCTTTTTATGGATCTATATCTCATGGATAATATTTTTATACGGTTTGAAGCTTTGCTATTTGATAAATAAAAAAAGAGATATTGACGAAGATAAAGAGGTAGAAGATCCGCTTTTTATAGATTGA
- a CDS encoding ComEC/Rec2 family competence protein: MNDFKVPLFMSHKERLYAFIALFLIFMLNLSFEYYKYKKIASSKYFTTVAEVLNQYKKKNYYVLKLKSEDGFTFYTTSKEDLKDLRGRRVEVLLIKTRFKKNFFDFLKGFYTVSYIKGVLPDTSIKNRVSKVISLQHENSLSKELYNALFLAEPISKELREKLSFLGLSHLVAISGFHLGLIAAVIFFIFYLFYKPLHQRFFPYRNRVFDAMVVVSLVTLSYLIFLGEVPSLIRAYVMMVFGFFLFFRNIEILSFETLLWAVLVILALFPNLFFSVGFWLSVSGVFYIYLFLHYFKGLNKWLIFILLNFWVFFAMIPVVHYFFSNFSYMQFFSPFISMIFTFFYPLFVVLHIVGFGGALDQYLLKFFSMDFAKFHFETPFWFLLFYILISILSIYKKRIFYLFIFVNISFFIYQIAKLQTV, translated from the coding sequence TTGAATGATTTTAAAGTTCCTCTCTTTATGAGTCATAAGGAGAGGTTATACGCCTTTATCGCTCTTTTTTTGATCTTTATGCTAAATCTCTCTTTTGAGTATTATAAATATAAAAAAATTGCCTCATCAAAATATTTCACTACAGTTGCCGAAGTTTTAAATCAGTATAAAAAGAAAAACTACTACGTATTAAAGTTAAAAAGTGAAGATGGTTTTACTTTTTATACCACTTCAAAAGAGGATTTGAAAGATTTAAGAGGAAGAAGGGTCGAAGTATTGCTCATAAAAACAAGATTTAAGAAAAATTTTTTCGATTTTTTAAAAGGCTTTTATACGGTAAGTTATATAAAAGGTGTACTTCCTGATACTTCGATAAAAAATAGAGTTTCAAAAGTTATCTCTTTACAGCACGAAAACTCTTTATCAAAAGAGCTCTATAATGCCCTTTTTTTAGCAGAGCCTATCTCAAAAGAGTTAAGAGAGAAGCTCTCATTTTTGGGTTTAAGTCATCTAGTGGCGATTAGCGGATTTCATCTAGGTTTGATTGCTGCGGTTATATTTTTTATCTTTTATCTTTTTTATAAACCTTTACACCAAAGATTTTTTCCGTATAGAAATAGAGTTTTTGACGCTATGGTAGTAGTTTCGTTGGTCACTTTGAGCTATCTTATTTTCTTGGGAGAGGTTCCATCTCTTATAAGAGCCTATGTGATGATGGTATTTGGTTTTTTTCTTTTTTTTAGAAATATCGAGATTTTATCTTTTGAGACTCTATTATGGGCTGTTTTGGTGATTTTGGCGCTTTTTCCAAATCTGTTTTTTTCCGTAGGTTTTTGGCTCTCCGTTTCGGGCGTTTTTTACATATATCTTTTTTTGCACTATTTTAAAGGGTTAAATAAGTGGCTAATTTTTATTTTACTGAACTTTTGGGTATTTTTTGCGATGATTCCGGTAGTTCACTATTTTTTTTCAAATTTTTCCTATATGCAGTTTTTTTCGCCGTTTATAAGTATGATTTTTACTTTTTTTTATCCGCTCTTTGTTGTTTTACATATCGTAGGTTTTGGTGGCGCTTTGGATCAGTATCTGTTAAAATTTTTTTCAATGGATTTTGCAAAGTTTCACTTTGAAACACCCTTTTGGTTTTTGCTTTTTTATATCTTAATATCTATTTTATCAATCTATAAAAAGCGGATCTTCTACCTCTTTATCTTCGTCAATATCTCTTTTTTTATTTATCAAATAGCAAAGCTTCAAACCGTATAA
- a CDS encoding replicative DNA helicase, with the protein MEAHLYNLNIERAVLSSIIFDPELYEDIAAVLKPEDFYHPFHKNLFRAMEELFKEDQPIDEEFLKEKLSLKNQFDENEFLEVLAANPLSNTAAYVKEIKEKAIKRELIHLTTEIKKITIEQDLPVTDVIDTVQSKLYKITQETSAKDFKDSAEVVKDTLTHILKMKERGNSILVGLDTGFHELNLKTAGFSPGDLIIIAARPSMGKTAFSLNIAQNVLDHNKGVAIFSLEMPAEQLLLRMLSAKAAIPLQRLRVGNLTDQEWSEISRVSDYMASRKLFIDDEGLINIHQLRAKLRKLKSTHLDIELAIIDYLQLMSGGANKERHLEISEISRSLKLLARELELPIIALSQLNRSLESRVDKRPMLSDLRESGAIEQDADVILFVYRDDVYKIKEMKEKAKEAAKKGEKVDVQIPEKKVEEAEIIIGKQRNGPTGVVKLFFHKDYVKFAEEATETIREYEMRESNIDIPQI; encoded by the coding sequence TTGGAAGCGCATTTATACAATCTAAATATAGAACGAGCAGTTTTAAGTTCTATTATTTTTGATCCTGAACTTTATGAAGATATAGCCGCAGTTTTAAAGCCGGAAGATTTTTATCACCCGTTCCATAAAAACCTGTTTAGGGCTATGGAGGAGCTTTTTAAAGAAGATCAGCCCATAGATGAAGAGTTTTTGAAAGAAAAACTCTCTCTTAAAAATCAGTTTGACGAAAACGAATTTTTAGAAGTTTTAGCCGCTAACCCTCTATCAAATACCGCTGCTTACGTTAAAGAGATAAAAGAGAAAGCTATAAAAAGAGAGCTTATTCATCTAACTACGGAGATAAAGAAGATAACAATCGAGCAGGATCTGCCAGTAACCGATGTTATAGATACCGTACAATCCAAACTATACAAGATAACCCAAGAAACTAGTGCTAAAGATTTCAAAGATTCGGCCGAAGTCGTTAAAGATACTCTTACTCACATATTGAAGATGAAAGAGAGGGGCAACTCAATTTTGGTAGGTCTTGATACAGGTTTTCATGAGCTAAATCTTAAAACCGCCGGATTTAGCCCGGGAGATTTGATCATTATCGCAGCAAGGCCGTCTATGGGAAAAACGGCTTTTAGCTTAAACATAGCTCAAAACGTTTTGGATCACAACAAAGGTGTAGCTATTTTCTCTTTGGAGATGCCGGCTGAGCAGCTTCTTCTTAGAATGCTTAGTGCAAAAGCCGCTATTCCTTTACAGCGCTTAAGAGTAGGAAATCTTACCGATCAAGAGTGGAGTGAGATAAGTAGGGTAAGTGACTATATGGCAAGCAGAAAACTCTTTATAGACGATGAAGGTCTTATAAACATACATCAGCTAAGAGCCAAACTAAGAAAGCTTAAATCGACTCATCTCGATATCGAACTGGCTATTATAGACTATCTGCAGTTGATGAGCGGTGGCGCCAATAAAGAGAGACATTTAGAGATCAGTGAAATCTCAAGAAGCCTGAAACTCCTCGCAAGAGAACTAGAACTTCCAATAATCGCTCTTTCTCAGCTAAACAGATCACTAGAAAGCAGGGTTGATAAAAGGCCAATGCTTAGTGATCTTAGAGAATCGGGCGCTATTGAGCAGGATGCCGATGTGATACTTTTTGTTTATAGGGATGATGTTTATAAGATAAAAGAGATGAAAGAAAAAGCGAAAGAAGCAGCCAAAAAAGGCGAAAAAGTGGATGTTCAGATACCTGAAAAGAAGGTTGAAGAAGCTGAAATCATCATTGGAAAACAAAGAAACGGACCAACCGGCGTTGTAAAACTCTTTTTCCATAAAGATTATGTTAAGTTTGCAGAAGAAGCTACCGAGACAATTAGAGAGTATGAGATGAGGGAGTCTAATATTGATATTCCGCAGATTTAA